One genomic region from Bos javanicus breed banteng chromosome 14, ARS-OSU_banteng_1.0, whole genome shotgun sequence encodes:
- the MSC gene encoding musculin yields MSTGSVSDPEEMELQGLQRGYPVPVSKRPSLRGAERSYVSPSDNSSAEEDDPDGEEERCALGAAGGAGGCKRKRPRVAGGGGKKPLPPKGSAAECKQSQRNAANARERARMRVLSKAFSRLKTSLPWVPPDTKLSKLDTLRLASSYIAHLRQLLQEDRYENGYVHPVNLVSAAREARAGAVE; encoded by the coding sequence ATGTCCACCGGCTCGGTGAGCGACCCCGAGGAGATGGAGCTGCAGGGACTGCAGCGAGGGTACCCGGTCCCCGTCTCCAAGAGGCCGTCCCTCCGCGGCGCCGAGCGCAGCTACGTGTCGCCCAGCGACAATTCGTCTGCGGAGGAGGATGACCCCGACGGCGAGGAGGAGCGCTGTGCACTGGGCGCGGCGGGCGGCGCGGGAGGCTGCAAGAGGAAGCGGCCTCGGGTGGCTGGGGGCGGCGGCAAGAAGCCCCTCCCGCCCAAGGGTTCGGCGGCCGAGTGCAAGCAGTCTCAGAGGAACGCGGCCAACGCCCGAGAGCGCGCCCGGATGCGCGTGCTGAGCAAAGCCTTCTCCAGACTCAAGACCAGCCTGCCCTGGGTGCCCCCCGATACCAAGCTTTCGAAGCTGGACACGCTCCGGCTGGCTTCCAGTTACATCGCGCACCTGCGGCAGCTGCTGCAGGAGGACCGCTACGAGAACGGCTACGTGCACCCGGTGAACCTGGTAAGCGCCGCGCGCGAGGCCCGCGCCGGGGCGGTCGAGTGA